Proteins encoded together in one Triticum dicoccoides isolate Atlit2015 ecotype Zavitan chromosome 7B, WEW_v2.0, whole genome shotgun sequence window:
- the LOC119340266 gene encoding berberine bridge enzyme-like 27: MASSRSLALALLFSLLSLSCYASVPSLASSDGFLRCLSAAIPKQLLYTQTSPSFTSVLVSSIRNPKFSTPSTVKPLCIVTPTNSSHVQAAVVCGRRNDVRLRVRSGGHDYEGLSYRSARPEVFAVVDLANLRSVRVDQKAATAWVDSGATLGELYYAISKASKLLAFPAGLCPTIGVGGHFSGGGFGMLLRKYGVAIDNVLDATLVDAKGRLLDKQAMGTDVFWAIRGGGGESFGIVLSWKVKLVPVPPTVTMFSVTKSVDEGAVDILTRWQAVAPALHEDLFIRVLAQKQVANFQAMYLGTPGMLLPLMRSRFPELGLNRTHCKEMTWIQSVPYIYLGSAATVEDILNRTTATRSFSKATSDYVRQAIPKDVWVKIFAWLAKPDAGLMIMDPYGGKIGSLPESATPFPHRGGVLYNIQYMNFWSAATDGSAQTRWLREFFAFMGPYVSNNPREAYVNYRDLDLGQNVVVGNVTSYQAGKVWGEKYFKGNFRRLAVAKGKVDPDDYFRNEQTIPPLVATK; this comes from the coding sequence ATGGCCTCGTCTCGCAGCTTGGCTCTGGCGCTCCTCTTCAGCCTCCTCTCACTCTCTTGCTATGCATCCGTCCCTTCCTTAGCTTCCTCCGACGGCTTCCTCCGATGCCTCTCGGCGGCCATACCCAAGCAGCTGTTATACACGCAGACCTCGCCTTCGTTCACCTCGGTCCTGGTGTCTTCCATCCGGAACCCCAAGTTCTCCACGCCTAGCACGGTGAAGCCGCTGTGCATCGTCACGCCGACCAACTCCTCCCACGTCCAGGCCGCCGTGGTCTGCGGCCGTCGGAACGACGTGCGCCTCCGCGTGCGCAGCGGCGGGCACGACTACGAGGGCCTCTCGTACCGGTCCGCGCGACCCGAGGTGTTCGCGGTGGTCGACCTGGCCAACCTCCGCTCCGTGCGCGTTGACCAGAAGGCGGCCACCGCGTGGGTGGACTCCGGCGCGACGCTCGGGGAGCTGTACTACGCCATCTCGAAGGCGAGCAAGCTGCTAGCTTTCCCGGCCGGCCTGTGCCCGACGATCGGCGTGGGCGGGCATTTCAGCGGCGGCGGGTTTGGCATGCTGCTGCGCAAGTACGGCGTCGCCATCGACAACGTCCTGGACGCCACGCTTGTTGACGCCAAAGGGAGGCTCCTGGACAAGCAGGCCATGGGGACGGACGTGTTCTGGGccatccgcggcggcggcggcgagagcttCGGCATCGTGCTCTCGTGGAAGGTGAAGCTCGTTCCCGTCCCGCCGACAGTGACAATGTTCAGCGTCACAAAGTCTGTCGACGAGGGCGCCGTAGACATCCTCACCAGATGGCAAGCGGTCGCCCCAGCTCTCCACGAAGATCTTTTCATCAGGGTGCTCGCGCAGAAACAGGTGGCCAACTTCCAGGCCATGTACCTGGGGACACCCGGGATGCTGCTGCCGCTGATGCGCAGCCGCTTCCCGGAGCTCGGCCTGAACCGGACGCACTGCAAGGAGATGACGTGGATCCAGTCGGTGCCGTACATCTACCTGGGCAGCGCCGCCACCGTGGAGGACATCCTGAACCGGACCACCGCCACGAGGTCCTTCAGCAAGGCCACGTCCGACTACGTCCGTCAGGCCATTCCCAAAGACGTCTGGGTGAAGATCTTCGCCTGGCTCGCCAAGCCGGACGCCGGGCTCATGATCATGGACCCTTACGGCGGGAAGATCGGCAGCCTCCCGGAGTCGGCGACGCCGTTCCCGCACCGTGGCGGGGTGCTGTACAACATCCAGTACATGAATTTCTGGTCGGCCGCCACGGACGGATCGGCGCAGACGAGGTGGCTCAGAGAGTTTTTCGCGTTCATGGGGCCGTACGTGAGCAACAACCCCAGAGAGGCGTATGTGAACTACAGGGACCTTGACCTGGGCCAGAATGTGGTTGTGGGGAACGTCACCAGCTACCAGGCCGGTAAGGTATGGGGCGAGAAGTACTTCAAGGGTAACTTTCGGAGGCTCGCGGTGGCCAAGGGCAAGGTGGATCCCGACGACTACTTTAGGAACGAGCAGACCATCCCACCACTAGTGGCGACGAAGTAA